Part of the Candidatus Zixiibacteriota bacterium genome, AAGAAAGAAACCTGGAGCGGGCCGGCTATGAACCTCTCTATCCACGGGAGGAATTCAAGCAAAAGATGGAAACCGAGAAACGGGTTATAGGTCTGGAATCCGCATGGAAACGACAGGATGGCAGTACCTTGTTCGTACGAGAGAGCGCAACCGCGATATGTGACGACAACGGAAATATAAAATATTACGAAGGTACGGTCGAGGACATTAGCGACCGCAAGAAATATGAAAAAAGCCTGGTGATAAAAAACAGCGCTATCGAAAGCAGTCTCAGCGCGGTCGCGATAACCACACTGGATGGCCGGTTAACTTATGTCAACAGCGCGTTTTTAAGGATGTGGAATTATGATCTGTTGTCTGATGTTATTGGAAATCCGCTCAAGGCATTCTTCAAGAATCGGCCTGATTTTGCAAAGGATCTGGATCAACTGCTGAGCGACGATCACCTCGACACGGAAATGACAGCATTGAGGCAGGACGGCTCGCCATTTCATGTGCATATCCTGGCAAGCATCGTTTATGACGAAAACAATTTGCCGATTCGCCTCATGTTTTCAGCCCTGGATATTACTGAAAGCAGGCAGGTTATGCAGGAGCTTAAAAACAGCGAAGAGCGTTTTCGCAGGTTGACCGAGGGTTCTCCTTACTCAATCAGCATATTGCAAAACAACAAAATAGTTTTTATCAACTCATCGGGTGCCAGGATGATTGGCGCAGATGATCCGTCTCAGCTGATCGGCCTGTCGGTATTCGATTTTTCATTAGATGGCGAGCGTGAACAGATTATGGAAAGAATCAACAATATTATTGCCTGTAAAACTAAATACCAGCTCTCGCAACGGAAAATCAAGCGTCTCGACGGCAGTCTGATCGACGTTGAGATAGCCACGACCCGTTTTGATTACCAGGGTTGCCCGGCACTTCAGCTTGTAAGCCGTGACATTTCGGACCAGAAAGAACTCGAACGTGAACGCGAGGAATTGATCGAAAAGCTTCAGAAGGCACTCGAGGAAGTCAAAACTCTATCAGGTTTTATACCTATCTGCCCCTCCTGCAAACGGGTGCGCGCTGACATCGGTTCTTGGCAAGAACTTGAATCCTACCTGAAAGAGCACTCCACGGCGGAATTCACCCATGCGCTCTGCCCGGAATGCGCCCGTCATCTCTACCCCGATATCTTCACCGATGATTCCTGATCAGTTTTTAATCCATTCAACGACGGCATCAACCGCCCTGACCACGTTATAGCAGTTAGATTCGATGAACGACTCCGGCAACTCCTGATCGAGCGGAATGGTTTCGCTGACGGTCATAGCCCGTGCACCATCGAAATCTACATAAGCCATCCTCGCGGTCAGTTCGGTCAATGGTCTTTCAAATGCGACTCCGGGAAGAATCGCCACCCCGGTTTCGGACAGAAGTTTTTCACACATAGTCGCGCTGTCATAGACACCTTTGGAAGCGAGCTTTTCTTTAAGAGATGAAAAATCAGCAAACAGGTAAAAACCGCCCTGGGGCTGGCTGACATTGACATCTGCTGACCTGAGAAGATCAGCGCAATGATTTCCCAGGCTCTTCAGAATCCTGCGGGCATGGCAGAGATAGCGTTCGATCGAACGGCCACCTTTGAAAGCCTGCACCGCAGCGAACTGGATCGGCGCGCTGACTGAGGTAA contains:
- a CDS encoding PAS domain S-box protein; this translates as INLLFSPESILTVIDISSNGLFLRIILTGAVIILIALIYSIWHTMANSKLVNSYRETNAQLYRSEKRFHDIFNNSTIGIYRTTPEGHVLLANPALINMLGYSDFEDLKERNLERAGYEPLYPREEFKQKMETEKRVIGLESAWKRQDGSTLFVRESATAICDDNGNIKYYEGTVEDISDRKKYEKSLVIKNSAIESSLSAVAITTLDGRLTYVNSAFLRMWNYDLLSDVIGNPLKAFFKNRPDFAKDLDQLLSDDHLDTEMTALRQDGSPFHVHILASIVYDENNLPIRLMFSALDITESRQVMQELKNSEERFRRLTEGSPYSISILQNNKIVFINSSGARMIGADDPSQLIGLSVFDFSLDGEREQIMERINNIIACKTKYQLSQRKIKRLDGSLIDVEIATTRFDYQGCPALQLVSRDISDQKELEREREELIEKLQKALEEVKTLSGFIPICPSCKRVRADIGSWQELESYLKEHSTAEFTHALCPECARHLYPDIFTDDS